CCCGTACATCGTCTTCACCGCCAACGCCTTCGCCCTGATGGGTCTGCGCCAGCTGTACTTCCTCATCGGGGGACTGCTGAAGAAACTGGTCCACCTCAGCTACGGCCTGTCGATCATCCTCGGCTTCATCGGCGTCAAACTGGTGCTGCACGCACTGCACGAGTCCGGCGTCCAGGTCCCCGAGATCAGCATCCCGGTCTCGCTCGGTGTGATCTGCTCGGTCCTGATCATCACCACGATCACCAGCCTGAGGGCCTCCAGGAAGCAGGCGGCGGCCGAGGCGGCACAGGAGAAGAGCGAAGGCACTCCGAAGGACAGCCTCGACGTCTGACCACGTCGGAGGTAGAAACACCCGACACCGGGGGTGGTGCCCAGTGATTCGTCGAGCACCGTTCCCGGTGCTTCGGTGGGTGCTGGGTGTCCCCGGCCGGGGACACCCGCGCCGGAGGTGGAGGCACCTGTGGACGCACCCGTGAAGTTCGTGCAGATCATCGACTTCGAGACTGAGCGGATCGACGAGATGCGGGAGCTGGATGTCGACGCCTTCCGCGCCCAGCGACCCGGGTTCGTCGCCCGCCGGAACAGTGAACTCGCCCTCGCCCGCCGCTGTCCGGGCAGCCTGCCCGTCTCCGAGTCGCTGCCCCACAGTGACAAGGAGGTCGTGGTGCTGCGTGACGACCTGATCAAGTCGATGCAGGACCTGCTGGAGCACACCTGCCCGTTCGGCAAGAAGGTACGCAGGGTCTACTTCATCGACGAAGTCCTCAGGGACGCCAACTACGAAATGCAGACAACCATCAACCCGACTGCCATCAAGGCCATCTGGGAGGAAGACGTCCGGCTGCTCACCAGTAACGGACTCCATGCCATCGACGAGCACACGGCGCACCTTCCTGCCGCGTCGCTGACATCCTTCTCCCAGCTCAAGTGGCATCGACACCAGCTACGCTAAAACCTCATGCTCCCGTCAGAAGCGGCTCTGACGGGACGCGAAAACGAACTAGGAGCAGTCATGCGGATCGGAGAGGTGGCCGAACAGGCGGGAGTGAGCGTTCGGGCGCTGCGCTATTACGAAGAGCAGCGGCTGCTCGACTCCACGCGCACCAGCGGCAGGCAGCGGCAGTACCCGGACGGCGCGGTCGAACGGGTCAGGATGATCCAGAAGCTGTACGCCGCCGGACTGACGAGCAGGCTCGTTCGCGAGGTCCTGCCCCGGTGCATGAACGAGGGCCCCGTGACCTACGACTTTGTCGAGAGCATCATCGCCGAACGGGCCCGCATCGACTGCCAGATCAACGACCTGACGCAAGTGCGGGCCCGCCTCGACGAGATCATCACCGTGGCGACCGATCCCAGCCACCCCGACCACTGTCACCCGGTACCTTCAGGTGTCCCCGATACCGCCTGAGGCCGACTGCCTCGGCGACCGGCCTCACCACGCTCAGGGCCGTACGTTTCGGCGCCTCGTCCGCTACTCGCACGGTTCTGCCGCGGACCGTGCGACCAGCCTGCGCTCGGGTCGGCCGTATCAGCGCAGTACTGGGCTCACTCCATGGTGAGAACGATGCGCCCCTGGAGTCCGCCCTTGGTCATGCGCGCGTAGGCCTTGGAGGCGTCCTGCAGCGGATAGGTCTTGGCCACGCGCAACGCCAGGTCGCCCGCCGTAGCGAGATCGGACAGCATTGAGAGCCTGGCTGCGTCCGGGCCGACCTGCGTCAGCAGTACCCGGATGCCCCGCTCGGCCTGAGGCAGGGCGTCGATCCGCGTAGTCACGAACCTGCCGCCGTCCGCCACCGCCCCGATGAGGGCCTGCCCGAGCACGGCCGTGTCCAGCACGGCGTCGACCCCTTCGGGACGCACCTTGCGGACGGCCTCGGCCGGCGCCTGCGACGCCGGCACGTACACATCGGCCCCGGCCACCTCGGTCGCGAACGTGCCATCGGGCGATAGGTCACTCGCGATGACCACGGCGCCCTGGCGCTTCGCCAGCTGCACCGCGTAGCCGCCGACCGCCCCCTCCGCCCCGGTGATGAGAACGGTCTGGCCCGCTTCGATCCCGAGCAGTTCGACGGACTGGGCCGCGGTCAGGCCGTTGAGGGGGATGGTGGCGGCGTGGACCGGGTCGACACCCGCGGGCGCCGCGGCGATGGAATGGGAAGGCACCACGACGTACTCCGCCTGCCCCCGGTTCAGCCCCAGGGGCACGCCGTAGCTCAACGCGATGACAGGCTGTCCGGGCGTCCAGTGGCTACCCGGGCCGACGGCGTCGACAACACCGGCGATGTCCCAGCCGAGGCCGTAGGCACTCCCCTCCGGCGGGGCCGGGAAGAAGCCACTGCTCCAGGCCATGAGATCGGTCGGGTTGAGCGCGGACGCCTGAACCTTGATGCGGATCTCGCTCAGGCCCGGAACCGGCTTGTCGATCTCGGCGACCTCGACAACATCCGGCCCTCCGATCGAACGGTAAACGACTGCGCGCATGAGTCTTCCTCCAGTGAGCCGCACCTGCTCGCAGCAGGCGCGGAAGATCTTTGATCCAGGGAAACGATGTCCGCGGCGAGCTGCGGAGCACGAACAGCCACCACGGTAGAACCTGACGCTAACGTCAGATGCAAGTTGAGCGGGTCTGTCGTCGTCTCGATCCCCAGGCGCGGAAGTTGATCTGCAATTCGAGGTTCGGGTGGGCAGGCGGCAGCATCCGGCCCGCGTACGGCTCGGATGATGGTGAATCGCGCCGGTCATGCGGATGCTGGTGTGTGTGGGCGACTTGGTGGCCGAGGGCCTGGAGCTGGCGGACGAGATCGCGGATCCTGAGGGCGGGGCCGGGGTGGCAGCGGTGCCGGTCGGTGCGGGCACGGGGGGCGGCTCCGACGAGTTGGGCGAACGCGGCTTCGAAACACCATCGGCGGTGTTCTGGTCACTGGCGTCCCGGGCTCTGTAAGGCTTTCGGGAACAGCCGTCTCTCCTCTTGCCGCAACGTCCTTACCGGCTCTGCGCCTTGTGGGGCAGGGCGGGCCGGCCGGGGGCGACGGGGCCGCATGCCACATGGGGGTATCGGATGGGTCAGGGTTTCGGACCGACGCGATCCGCCCGCGCACTCGGGGGAGTGCGCGGGCGGATCATTCATCTACCGCTTGTGGGGAGCGGCTATGGCGTGACGGTCAACGCCGTGTGGCCGAGGCCGGTCGTGCCGTCGCCGTACTCGACGGCGCCGACGTAGCGTTGGCCGGGTGTCGTGTTCGGCCAGGACACCGTGATCTCCGGGTGGTCGCCCGCCGAGACGTGCTGCTTGGCCGGGGTGACCGTGGGTGTCACGGCCGGGGTTCCCTGGCCGACCTTCCAGCTCCAGAGGGTGTACTGCTGGCTGGTGGTGCCGGCCGGTAGTTCGTACTGGAGGACGTAGACGTCGTAGTCGCCGGGTGGCAGGTCGACGTGCTCGTCCGAGCCGGCGCCGGCCCAGTTGCCGACGTGGTTGCCGTCGGTGTCGAAGGCGTACAGGTCGAGGTCGCTGCCGGGGACATGGTCCGCGGAGGTGATGGCGAACCGGGTGAACGGGGCGCCCGCGGGGACGTGGACGCGCTGTTTGACGACGGCGTCGTTGGTGCGCTGACTCATGGTGAAGTCGGCCTGGTCGGTGCCGGTGAGGGTGCCGGTGGTCTTCTCGCCGGTGTAGAGGGACGCCTTCGCGGTCAGTTCGCCGTTCCAGCTGACCCCGGTCCTCAGCGTCGCGGAATCGCCTCCGACGACCGTGACCTCGTCCGGGGCGGAGAACGGTACGGCGCGCAGGGCGATCGGGCTGGTGACCTCGTGGTGGCCGTGCGCGTCGCTCAGGGTCAGGGAGCCGAAGGACCAGGTGTCGTAGGCCGCGCCCGTACGCTCGAACGTCACCTTGTACGACGTCGACTCGCCCGGCGCGAGCGTCAGCCGTTTCGGGGTGACTTCGGCGCGGAAGCCCGGCGGGGTCTGGAGCTTCGCCTTGTACGTGGCGGTGTGCGCCGAGACGTTGGTGACTGTGCGCGTCACCGTCTGCGATGCCAGTAGGTCACCGACCGCGATCGAGGGGTAGTTGAGGTCGCTGGGGTCGGTCTTGGCGGCGTTGGCGCAGGCGTCGGTGCCGTCCTCGGTGGCCGGCTTCTGGCCGATCGCGCAGAGGTAGGCGGTCCAGTCGGCGGAGGTGGAGTCGTAGACCAGGCCGGGGTCGGTGGCCCGGGTGACCCGGGGCAGGCCCGCGCCGTAGTCGAGGGGCGAGGCGGAGTCGGCAAGGTTGCGGCCGATGGGGTCGCCGTTCTCGTCGGTGGTCGTGGCCGTCGTCATCAGCGCCGACTTGATCTCCATCGGTGACCAGTCGGGGTGCAACTGCCGCAGCAGGGCGGCGAGGCCGGCGATGTGCGGGGACGACATCGACGTGCCGTTGGCGAAGCTGAACTGGCCGGTGTTGTAAGTGCTGCTGCCGGGCACGACGCCCGCTGGGATGGTCTCGCCGAAGGAGGCGATGTCGGGCTTGAGCAGGTCGCCGTTGCTGAAGTGGTCCGGGCCGCTGGAGGAGAAGTTGGTGATCTCCCGGGTGGCCAGATGGCTGCTCTGCGTGGGGGTGAACCGGGCGGTCGCGCCGGCCTGGGAGGCGTACGCGTGGATCGCCTTCGCGTCCTCGATGCCGACCTGGATTATGGGCACCGAGAAGACGTTCGGGGACAGGAACTCTTCGGACTCCGGGGTGTCGGTGAACACGAGCCCCTTGCCGCCGGCCGCCAGGACCTCGTCCGACTGGTAGTCCTCCCAGATGTCGGCGCCGCCCCGGTCGCAGACGATGATCTTACCCTTCGCCTGTGCCGGATCGAGTGTGCCGGATGCGCACAGCGCGGCCCTGCCGGCGTCCGAGCCGGCCTTGCGTACGGCGGCTGCTTCGACCAGCGGGGCGGAGCCGGTACCCGGGTTCAGGCCGACGCGGGTGTAGCGGCGGCCGTCGCCGAGGACCAGGGAGGTGGTGTACTCGGTGTCGTGCGTCGCCGCGGCGACCGTCGTGACCCATGGACCGGTGTGGTGCACCGAGTCCGGGCCGCCGTTGTTGGCGGACGCGGCGATGAACACGCCCGCCTTGGCAGCGTTGAACATAGCCTCCATGTCGGGCTGCTCGGTGAGGGTGCCGGTGAGGGAGAAGTTGATGACGTCGACGCCGTCCGCGACGGCCCTGTCGATCGCGGCTGTGAGGTCTGCGGTCGGGCAGCCGAAGCCCGGCCAGCACGCCTTGTAGAAGGCGAGACGGGCGGCCGGGGCGACACCGCTGAGCCGGCCCTCGGCATTGCTGCCGGGCACCGACGCGGCGACGTCGTAATTCCCGGCGGCCGTGCTGCCGGTGTGCGTGCCATGGCTGCTGGTGTCCAACGGCGAGGGGGCGTCTTCGCTGTCCGCGGGGACACCCGCACCGAACCACTGCGCGCCGATCACCTTGTTGTTGCAGGTCACCTTGCGCGCGGGGTCCTGGCCCGGGTCGCAGTCGCCGTGCCACTTCTTGGCGATGGCCTCGGCGTCGGGGCGCGGCTCCGGCAGCGCGGCGAACATCGGGTTCGAGGGGTCGACCCCGGTGTCCACGACCCCGACGATCACGCCTTCTCCGGCGTGCGCGGGGCCGCCCGCTTTCGCCCACAGACCCTTGCCGCCGGAGAGACCGAGGAGACGGGGGATGTCGGGGAACTGGGCGGGACGGGCTGTACGGGGCGTCTTGGAGTCCGGGGTGCGCGGTGTCCGGGCGGCGGCTGTGGGAGCCGGGTCCGTAGCCTCGGCCCGGCCCCGGCCGTCGGCCACGGTCCGGAGATGGGTTTCCGCCCGGCCGTCCGCGGTCGGCCCATGGCCCGGGGCCGTCGACGTCAGCTGGGCGACCGTGTTCCGGGTCACCGCGACGACCCCGGGTGTCGAGGCCAGCTTCGCGGCCTGCCGACCGGTCAGTTCGGCGGCGAACCCGTTGAACGTGTAGGAGTAGTCGTAGAGCGTCTCGACGCCGGGCACGGCGTCGAGGACCTGCTCCCGGCGATCGTCCAGGTACGCCACATACTTCTCGACCGTGGCGGAGGCGGCGTCGAGACGCCGACCCGCCGCGGGCGCCGTCCGCTTCAGCCCTGGCAGGTCGCCCCCGTATCCGGCGACGGACTGGCCGCGGAGTTTCACGATGTATATGCCGTCGCCGTAACCGACTTCGTTGCCAGTGGCGTTGGCGGCGAAAGTGGGGGAGACGACCGCCATGAGGGTCAGGGCTCCGGCGAGGAGGGACGCGAGAATGGTGGCTGCCACTCTCCGTCGTCTGGGCGTGCGTGTCACGTGTGGTCCATATCGATCGGGCGCGGCAAGAGCGTCGGGCGCCGGGCGTCCGGCTGCCGTCCGTCTCTGCGGCTGTGGGGGGTTGCGGGCGCTACGGCGTGTCTGTCAGAACCGTGCGCCCGAGGGTTCGAACCGTCGCTGTATTCAACGAGGCCGAGGTACCGCGTGGCCTGCAAAGCAGGCCAGGTCACTGTGAGTTCGGCCCTCGCCCGCAGCCACCGTCGGGGTGACGGTGGCGGGGCGTCGGGTTCGTTGTGGTCGGCCTTCCGGATCCGGATCGTGTGCTGCGAGGTCATCCCGGTCGGCACGGCACACGCGGTGAGGTCGAGCGCCACGGCCAGGTGGTGGCGCACCGCGCGTGGACCCTGCGGGTCCAGCGCGTCGGTCAGCCGCGGGCCGGCAGGCCAGGACCTTCCCCAGGAACGACATCGGAATGCTCGCGGGGCTGGTCAGGGCCGGTCGGGATCAGCCATGACGTGTGGGCAGGCACGGTCTTCCACATGGGTCACGGGGCGTGGAGAAACCCTGTTCGTGGAAGTCGTGCCTGCCGCACTCCGTGGCCCGCTGAGCCCACGTATCGCCACGACCGCGGCAATCACGCGGCAACGCTGAGGCTTGGCCCGGAAGAAGCGCGTAGAGTGCCGGGAACCAGCAGTGTGATTCCCTCAGGCCCGCGACGCGTCACGGCCTCCACCAGTCCCGGAGCGGTGCGATGAGCGGGTGCGTCGGGCCGTCGCCTCACTTACCGCGGGTATTGCTCCGCCGTGACCTCCATGGCCTGGATGAGTGCACCGTCGGGGTCGTAGAACAGGAAAGAACGGGTTCCGGCGTATGGGGACCAGATGTAGTCGGTCTGAACCTTAATACCGGCGGCC
The DNA window shown above is from Streptomyces sp. NBC_01451 and carries:
- a CDS encoding MerR family transcriptional regulator, producing the protein MRIGEVAEQAGVSVRALRYYEEQRLLDSTRTSGRQRQYPDGAVERVRMIQKLYAAGLTSRLVREVLPRCMNEGPVTYDFVESIIAERARIDCQINDLTQVRARLDEIITVATDPSHPDHCHPVPSGVPDTA
- a CDS encoding NADP-dependent oxidoreductase, giving the protein MRAVVYRSIGGPDVVEVAEIDKPVPGLSEIRIKVQASALNPTDLMAWSSGFFPAPPEGSAYGLGWDIAGVVDAVGPGSHWTPGQPVIALSYGVPLGLNRGQAEYVVVPSHSIAAAPAGVDPVHAATIPLNGLTAAQSVELLGIEAGQTVLITGAEGAVGGYAVQLAKRQGAVVIASDLSPDGTFATEVAGADVYVPASQAPAEAVRKVRPEGVDAVLDTAVLGQALIGAVADGGRFVTTRIDALPQAERGIRVLLTQVGPDAARLSMLSDLATAGDLALRVAKTYPLQDASKAYARMTKGGLQGRIVLTME
- a CDS encoding S8 family serine peptidase, yielding MAATILASLLAGALTLMAVVSPTFAANATGNEVGYGDGIYIVKLRGQSVAGYGGDLPGLKRTAPAAGRRLDAASATVEKYVAYLDDRREQVLDAVPGVETLYDYSYTFNGFAAELTGRQAAKLASTPGVVAVTRNTVAQLTSTAPGHGPTADGRAETHLRTVADGRGRAEATDPAPTAAARTPRTPDSKTPRTARPAQFPDIPRLLGLSGGKGLWAKAGGPAHAGEGVIVGVVDTGVDPSNPMFAALPEPRPDAEAIAKKWHGDCDPGQDPARKVTCNNKVIGAQWFGAGVPADSEDAPSPLDTSSHGTHTGSTAAGNYDVAASVPGSNAEGRLSGVAPAARLAFYKACWPGFGCPTADLTAAIDRAVADGVDVINFSLTGTLTEQPDMEAMFNAAKAGVFIAASANNGGPDSVHHTGPWVTTVAAATHDTEYTTSLVLGDGRRYTRVGLNPGTGSAPLVEAAAVRKAGSDAGRAALCASGTLDPAQAKGKIIVCDRGGADIWEDYQSDEVLAAGGKGLVFTDTPESEEFLSPNVFSVPIIQVGIEDAKAIHAYASQAGATARFTPTQSSHLATREITNFSSSGPDHFSNGDLLKPDIASFGETIPAGVVPGSSTYNTGQFSFANGTSMSSPHIAGLAALLRQLHPDWSPMEIKSALMTTATTTDENGDPIGRNLADSASPLDYGAGLPRVTRATDPGLVYDSTSADWTAYLCAIGQKPATEDGTDACANAAKTDPSDLNYPSIAVGDLLASQTVTRTVTNVSAHTATYKAKLQTPPGFRAEVTPKRLTLAPGESTSYKVTFERTGAAYDTWSFGSLTLSDAHGHHEVTSPIALRAVPFSAPDEVTVVGGDSATLRTGVSWNGELTAKASLYTGEKTTGTLTGTDQADFTMSQRTNDAVVKQRVHVPAGAPFTRFAITSADHVPGSDLDLYAFDTDGNHVGNWAGAGSDEHVDLPPGDYDVYVLQYELPAGTTSQQYTLWSWKVGQGTPAVTPTVTPAKQHVSAGDHPEITVSWPNTTPGQRYVGAVEYGDGTTGLGHTALTVTP